The nucleotide sequence ATAAGACCTCGTTCATGGATTCAACACTGCCGCTACATCGTCAACTCTCAAGCCGTTTTTTACTCTTGGCTTTGAGCTTTATCTCGCTCTGTTTTTTGGCCTCAGTGCTGTACTTTCAGCATGAACAAGATTTAGCCGTACTGAAATATCAGCAGTTACCCAGCATTGAAAAATATAATCAGCGACAATTATTATTGATCAAAAATGATCGTTTGATTAATGAAGTTCTAAACAGCAAATATGCAGCAAAATTTGGCGATTATTATCACACCATAAATGAAGATTTAACCAAGATATCAGCCTTAAGTCGTAATAACAGACAAGTGCTAAAACAGTTAACGCTGCAATGGCAGCAACAAGCTGATAATGCAAAGCGCTTAAGTGAAAGTTACCGCCGAAATATTCAACTTAAAGATAATGTCATCATACAGCTGACCTTAGTGGCAGATAGCTTATCAAGTTTGATTGCGGCACAAGCTCTGCAACAGAACGACTTGTATCGACAGATCACTAAAGACAAGTTAAGCGCCCGCATTACCGCCACCAAAGCAAAAGTACTCAGTCATCTGGTTAATGACCTCAATATTAATCGTGAATTTCATCGTGCTTTAATTGATAGTTTAGTTATGTTCAGTCAACTGGACTTACACTATGACTTAATCAATTTTGATTATATTCAACAAAAAACACATCACGAGATCACGCATTGGCTGGCGAGTGCGACAAATATAGTGACTGAGGATAGCAATGAAAATGTGTTATTTGAACAAATTACGGTGCTTAATGATTTACTCTTTAGTGAACAAAATACTTTCGAAAAATGGCGAGAGCAACTACGCAGAGCAAACGCGTTCCAAGCACAGTTAGCCAAACAAAAAAACGAGCTCATGCCACTACTTGATAAAGCGCTTGTGGTTCAGCCGATTAAATCTTCAATGCTGGAACAGCAGCTTATTAACTTGATGGAGAAGGCTAATGTTGGCTTGCAAGCTAAGCACTATATTTGGCTAGTTGCCGCAATTTTTTCTTTGCTGACTATTATCTTTATCAGTGCGCTATTTAGCTTACAGAGAAAAATAAAAAATTTTGGAGCACAAAGTACCGCAGTGGTCGAAGAGTGGGTTGCTAATGGCGAGGTGACAGGACTAGTTCCAGGACTTGAGATAGCTACCATCATTAATAGCGTTGAGCAGCTATCTCGCCCTGAACATAGTGAAGCCGACTTCAGAAAACAACAGCAACGCCATCAAACACAAATTGCTGCTATGTCTCGTCATAGTGGTCATGTCTTTTGGCAGTTTCCTGCGCTATCCAAACAAAAACAGCAGCAGTTACGTGCTTTATTGGGCAGCAAGCTGACTTATCAACATTGGCGTCAGTACTTTAGCCGCATAGATGTGCGCGCTATTTTATCTATAGCTAAGCAAGCAAAAAATAATAATAGCGTTGAAAAAATTGCTTTAGTAAGCCTTCAGGGAAAAGCTATTGTGCTGACCATTGAACACCTTGATGGTTTATGGTGTGGTAGTTTATGTAATGCAGAAGAATACCGTCGATTAGAAGATAGTAATACACAATTAAAGCAAGAGCTTAAACAGCAAAGTCAGACCGATAAAGTTGCCACTATTGCTAGCAGTGATGACCTTGCTTTGTTGATAAGCAGCACAATGCAGCAAAGGCAAATGCTTTCGTTAGCACAAGGTAATGAACAAATTGCTTATCAGCAATTAAGCGCTTTAATGTCTTGGAGCGAGCAACAAAAAACCAGCGCTCAGCTACGTTGTGATGATTTCGTTTTGAGCTTATCGACAGTCAATATAGCTAATGAAATAGATACAGCATTAGCTAATGTTGGCTTATATCAAGCGTCAAATAACAACGCTATTTACTTAAATATGGCAGGTGAATTAAATTCGCCTGTCGCGCTTGAAAGTGAGTTGTTTCAAGCAATGATAAATGTTATTTGTCAGAGAATGCTCAGTGACCAACAAGGGGTGGTGCTTGATGTTAATGTGCAGGCGCTTGAACCAAGTGTGACTCAGCAGATATTAAGAATGAGCTTTCAAGTTAATCAGCCAATAAATACAGATAAACTATCTCAGGTGATTAATGAATTGGTTACGGATGATGAAATAGGTACGCATGCTAGCCAACATTACTTGAGAGATTTACAGCTGATATTTAATGTTAGCAATAAAACCGCTCAGCAATTAGAAGCAGTAGAAGAGTTTTCTTTCGAATTACCCTTAGTGCTTGCGGAAAGTGCGACGAGCTCAAGCCAGCTAAAAGCAATAAATCAAGCCCAAACAGCCAAATTAGCTAAATCTACATTATTAGTGATTGCTACGGATAAAAGCAGCCGTGAAAGAATTTGTCAGCAATTTACCGATAGTAAAGCTGTGGTTGAAACCATGCAGGATTTATTGTTATTTACACGACAGTACAGTGTTAAGCGCTTAACTAAAAATCGTTTAGATGTTGTTATTTTATCGCCTGAAGTTTATCTCTCAGACTATGATTTAATTACGCAGCACTTAGCAAGTTTACCAACTAAGATTCAGCCAAAAATAATGGTAATTCAGCCATTTAATTGTACAACATTGCAACGAACAGGACTATTCTCTGTTAGCAACCTTCCCTGGTTCGCTGGTGAGTTAGCCGCAAATGTTGCACAGCTTATAAGTGGCAGTGACAATACAAATTTATTAGCTGCGAAAGAGATTTTTACGCCTTATCGCTTTATGCCAACACAAGTGGAAGTACTTTTGGCGGTAGCTGAGTCGCGAGCACATCAAGACTTACTGCGAGTATTGTCTTGGTTTGGCCTACAAGTTACGGTTGTCTCTCAACAAGAATCGCTTGAACGACTATGGTACTCAGGACGTTATTTGATTGTAATTACTGAGTTTTTACCGTTTGAAATTGATGTAGCCGTACCTTCAACGCTGGTTCGTGGTGTTTTTGCCCTAACAAGCGAAGAAAATAGCACCATCGATTCTTTCTGTAAGCTAAACCTCGATGCGTCTTGGCAGGGAGAGAATTTAGCGCCAACGTTGGACATAGAACAATTATCGCACCAACTTGCGCCTTGGTTAATGCCTGAAACCGATAACAATATGAGTGATACCGTAGCCATACCATTAGTTGATAAAAGTGAAGTGAGTGAAGATAAGACTATTATTAGCACACTTGAAGTTGATCAAACCGATATTGCGCTTGAACCAGAAATAAGTATGGCAGATCTCGAGCAGTCACTGGATTTTAGTCTAATGCTCGAACATTATGGTGATAAACAAACTGAGTATGAGCATGTAGGTAAAGCGCAAGATGAGGTTTTTGACTTAGCCGCTTTTGCTGAAAATCAAGGAGCAGCCGATTTAGCTGCGTTTATGTTGGATGATTATATCGCTGACATTGCTATTAACATTTCAGGTTTAGATGCGGCATTGCAACAACATGATGCTAATTTGGCTTTATCGCACTTAAAGCTTTTGATTAGATTAGCAAAAATTATTGCAGCACAGCCTTTGTTGAAGGAATGTTTAGCGCTGAATGACTTTCTTAATCAGAACATTAATGAGCAACATGCTGACAGCGAGTTTTCGTTACAGCAAAAAGAACAATTGCAACAACAGTTAAATCATCTCAAACTATGTCTAGAACAATTAACTGAGTTTGCAGAATCGCTATGAGTGTTGAATACCACGAACCAAAAGGCAGTGCTGAAGATGTCGCTAGTCCTTGCGTCCGTAATTGTTGTTTAAATGAGCAGGATATTTGCTTAGGCTGTTTCCGTCATATTGATGAAATTATGGCATGGCGCAAGCTTGATACTTCGGCGAAAAATGCAGTGCTTAGTCAATGTCTGCAACGTCAAAAACAGCTTAAATAATAAATATCAATAGTAATCAAGCCAGAGTAAAGTTATTAGCACCGCTACGTGCGCTGACACTTGCTATAGTAACTCCCGTTAAAAACAATGGCTAAGCCACTTTAAGTTAAATAAAGCAGCTTGAATTTGGAATTATTATTGAGTAATAGTATAGGCTGATAAGCATTAACGTGTGCTTTATATCCGTCATTTTCGACGTTTTCATTAATCTGTTTGATATCACTGCATGGAATTAGCCCGAATGATCAAAACACTTAATATTATCGACATTATCAAGGTAGATGATGGACGCAGCTAAAAACGATGGACTAGCACAACTCGATGAACTCAATGTTTTAATTATTGATGATAATCTGTTGGTGCATAGTGTGCTTAAAGAAAGCTTATTTTCTTTGGGCATTAAAGAAGTGCGCTGTGTGCAGAATGCTTATTATGGCCTGAGACTATGTGATGAAATGCATTTTCATATTGTTATTTGTGCTTTTAACGTTAAGAGTGACAAAGATGGCTTTCATTTATTAGAAGAGCTGAAGTTTAAAGGTCATGTTACTAAAACCACGGTGTTAATTTTTCTCAGTACAGAGACGGATGAATCATTAGTAAACTCAATTATTGAGTTACAACCTGATGATTTTTGGACCAAACCGCTGGCCGTAAATAAAGTAAGAACACGTCTAATCTCGATCTTAAAAATCAAACAAGTATTGTTTAATATCAATAATGCGATAGAGAAAAAGTCTTTTTCTAAAGCACTCTACTTTGCTGATCGTCACCTACAAAGTGAAATACTCGCACATTACCATCCTTATATTAACCGTATTAAAGGTGAGTCTTATCTTGCTTTACTTGAGTTTGAAGAAGCGGAAAATTTCTATCGACAATTATTGAGTCAATATCAATATTCTTGGGTTTATTTAGGCTATGCGAAAGCTTTACTTAAGCAAGGTCGCTTAGATGAAATTCGCGATATGATAAAAACCTTGATTACTAAACCTGACACTCGTTTCGGTGCCCACGACATGATGGCTCAGTATTTTATCGAGCAAGAACAATACCAGCAAGCTTACGAAGAAATTCAAAAAGCGATGGCATTAGCGCCAAGAAATATCGAGCGCAATAAAAAATCTTGGGATTTAGCCCGTTTAACTCAAGATCACAAAGGCCAATATCTAGCGACACGAAATATCGCGCAACAAGCAAAGAACTCTATTCATGACTCTCCTGAGCTGCTGCTGAATGTTATACGTTCTGGCATCGACTTAGTTTGTGCAACACCAGATGAAAGTGCCAATGCAATATTACAACAAACTGATCGAGATATCAGGCAGTTCGAATATGACTGTAAAGATGCAAGTCTTTTTAAACACCAACTGTTAGTGGTGAAAGCGCGGCTACACAATGTTCGAAACGAACGAGACAAAGCGGTTAAATTGGTCGAAAATTATATGTCACTTAAACCGAGTACCGTAATTGAAGACAATTTAGATCGCGTAAAAGTATTGCATGAATTGGGTATGCGTGAAGATGCCGCACATTTGCTTAAAGCCATTAATAACCAAATTGCTGGCGATACATTAAATAGCCAAGTTGTCAGGCGTTACATTGCACAAGAAAGCCAGCAGCGTGAAGATATACATTTTACGGCTAAGGAACTTAATGCTATGGCCGTAGAGCACTTTCAGAAAAATAGACTAACCCCTGCACTCGATGTTATTGATCAGGCGCTGAAACTAAGTCCCGACAATCTCAGGTTACTGTTCAGTAAATTGAAAATATTGATAAAAATTAAGCAGGAAGATCAAGATACGCCAGCAACGCTAACATCTGCTAAAGAGATTATTGAGTCACTTTTACAACAAAACCTTGAAGGTAAAAATTTGGCTGTATTTGAAGAGTTAGTCGTGAAATGGCAAAGTTTGGTGTGAAAATTAACTAAAATTGCTGCTATCTTTAAATTTGAGCTCGGCTGTCACTTTTCCGTTGAAGTTCCTTATATGTTCAAGCAAAAATAGAGACGTATAAAATACGATAGAGCTCCGAATCTCTGAGTTCAAGCAAAGTCTAGCTATTCATTCCCATGTTAGTATGCTGTTGTTTCCATATTATTAATTCTGGACGTTAAAATATAAGTCGCTAAGCATCACGTGGCATACCTTTCTCAACCGAGCGAATTAGGCGTGCGGTCAAACGTAAATTTTTATCTTTATCTAA is from Colwellia sp. Arc7-635 and encodes:
- a CDS encoding response regulator — encoded protein: MMDAAKNDGLAQLDELNVLIIDDNLLVHSVLKESLFSLGIKEVRCVQNAYYGLRLCDEMHFHIVICAFNVKSDKDGFHLLEELKFKGHVTKTTVLIFLSTETDESLVNSIIELQPDDFWTKPLAVNKVRTRLISILKIKQVLFNINNAIEKKSFSKALYFADRHLQSEILAHYHPYINRIKGESYLALLEFEEAENFYRQLLSQYQYSWVYLGYAKALLKQGRLDEIRDMIKTLITKPDTRFGAHDMMAQYFIEQEQYQQAYEEIQKAMALAPRNIERNKKSWDLARLTQDHKGQYLATRNIAQQAKNSIHDSPELLLNVIRSGIDLVCATPDESANAILQQTDRDIRQFEYDCKDASLFKHQLLVVKARLHNVRNERDKAVKLVENYMSLKPSTVIEDNLDRVKVLHELGMREDAAHLLKAINNQIAGDTLNSQVVRRYIAQESQQREDIHFTAKELNAMAVEHFQKNRLTPALDVIDQALKLSPDNLRLLFSKLKILIKIKQEDQDTPATLTSAKEIIESLLQQNLEGKNLAVFEELVVKWQSLV
- a CDS encoding DUF1289 domain-containing protein; this translates as MSVEYHEPKGSAEDVASPCVRNCCLNEQDICLGCFRHIDEIMAWRKLDTSAKNAVLSQCLQRQKQLK